A region from the Benincasa hispida cultivar B227 chromosome 10, ASM972705v1, whole genome shotgun sequence genome encodes:
- the LOC120088838 gene encoding protein LATERAL ROOT PRIMORDIUM 1-like — protein sequence MWSAAAAQRSLNYGLGSEMGMVGLRDVYVVAPASSFNPNPHQHDANLMSDPHSLAVSNPATALGVGVGVGVIPLLTAGPCLGVEEENLLSNRSSSRGGGIQLWQQNQQSTQHYLKKTPSASLDHHLHNASGANNDLIGGGIGVSGGLASSSSATTTCQDCGNQAKKDCSHRRCRTCCRSRGFDCATHVKSTWVPAARRRERQLMTVTATFAAGSSGSTSGAKKPRLIASQTTSHTSTSNTTPPRSLDTSSSHQDAGFKETLPGQVRAPAVFKCVRVTAVEDGDDEYAYQAVVKIGGHVFKGLLYDQGVEAGDAFPNVSELHLGDGGSGGRNNRNGSSSSPLVDPSDVYNAAASGGGGVPGFLGGPNYGNQIS from the exons ATGTGGTCCGCCGCCGCCGCTCAGAGGTCTCTCAATTACGGCCTTGGATCGGAGATGGGAATGGTCGGCCTCCGAGATGTATACGTCGTTGCTCCAGCTTCCTCTTTTAACCCGAATCCTCACCAACACGATGCTAATCTCATGTCCGATCCTCATTCGCTCGCTGTTTCCAACCCCGCCACCGCTCTCGGCGTTGGTGTAGGCGTCGGGGTTATTCCGCTACTTACCGCCGGTCCCTGCCTTGGAGTTGAGGAGGAGAATCTCTTGAGTAATCGGAGTAGTAGCAGAGGTGGAGGGATTCAGTTATGGCAGCAAAATCAACAATCGACGCAACATTATTTGAAGAAAACCCCGTCGGCTTCTCTCGATCATCACCTTCATAATGCCTCCGGTGCTAATAATGACTTAATCGGTGGTGGAATTGGCGTTTCCGGCGGTTTGGCTTCTTCGTCTTCGGCGACAACCACGTGCCAGGACTGTGGGAATCAAGCGAAGAAAGATTGTAGCCATAGACGCTGCAGAACTTGCTGTCGAAGCCGAGGGTTCGATTGCGCTACTCACGTGAAGAGCACGTGGGTTCCTGCTGCGCGACGGAGAGAGCGGCAACTTATGACTGTTACTGCTACCTTCGCCGCTGGCTCCTCCGGTTCTACCTCCGGCGCTAAGAAACCGAGGCTTATAGCCTCACAAACGACTTCTCATACTTCCACTTCCAACACCACTCCTCCGAGAAGCCTCGATACGAGCTCCAGTCATCAAG aTGCTGGATTTAAAGAGACGCTACCGGGGCAAGTACGTGCACCGGCGGTTTTCAAGTGCGTGAGAGTGACGGCGGTGGAAGACGGCGACGATGAGTACGCGTATCAAGCAGTGGTTAAAATTGGGGGTCATGTTTTCAAAGGATTATTGTACGATCAAGGCGTTGAAGCCGGAGATGCGTTTCCTAATGTATCGGAATTACATTTGGGCGACGGCGGTAGTGGAGGCAGAAATAATCGGAATGGTTCGTCTTCTTCTCCGCTTGTCGATCCATCGGATGTTTACAATGCGGCCGCCTCTGGCGGCGGTGGCGTTCCGGGTTTTCTCGGTGGTCCAAATTATGGTAATCAAATTAGCTGA